From a region of the Corallococcus coralloides DSM 2259 genome:
- a CDS encoding DUF6310 domain-containing protein, whose product MRLRACAALLLFLAACATPAPSPRARASRNPRIANLQRAAALPWTDGGRCVVREASQSWSVLVERCYRALDHDRIEFHDTTGRCAVASADAAAVGIGFCVLAAPEIAVGAVIVLGVVVVGFAIKEALDAYELRHAYPEEAGASRGAKVSSQEAEVQRKPKLKPEPAGQDWLPPVPPESPDRERRSECRPVPVRHLGGNDPHNECADRIPNNSFPGWDVLVNGKNFDGLVLINRTLWDIKTDDFEKQPPRSQRFFVRMKLPELRREAKLARDCGYNFVIGVRSAAHKAVLLDEDPTLQVVIMDWC is encoded by the coding sequence ATGCGACTCCGCGCCTGCGCCGCACTCCTGCTCTTCCTCGCGGCTTGCGCCACGCCGGCACCAAGCCCCAGGGCGCGCGCGTCCCGGAACCCGAGGATCGCCAACCTCCAGCGTGCGGCGGCGCTGCCGTGGACTGACGGAGGACGGTGCGTGGTCCGCGAAGCGTCGCAGTCTTGGTCGGTTCTGGTGGAGAGGTGCTATCGAGCCCTTGACCATGACCGGATCGAGTTCCACGACACTACGGGAAGATGCGCGGTCGCGTCCGCTGACGCCGCAGCTGTGGGAATCGGCTTCTGCGTGTTGGCGGCTCCTGAGATTGCCGTGGGAGCCGTGATCGTGCTTGGCGTGGTAGTGGTCGGCTTCGCCATCAAAGAAGCGCTGGACGCGTATGAACTCCGCCATGCCTACCCCGAAGAGGCTGGGGCCTCACGAGGAGCGAAGGTGTCATCCCAGGAAGCTGAAGTGCAACGCAAGCCCAAGCTGAAGCCCGAGCCAGCGGGGCAGGATTGGCTCCCTCCGGTTCCGCCCGAATCACCGGATCGCGAGCGCCGTTCCGAATGCAGGCCCGTCCCGGTGCGACATTTGGGCGGCAACGATCCACACAACGAATGCGCTGACAGGATCCCCAACAACAGCTTTCCTGGTTGGGATGTACTCGTCAATGGGAAGAACTTCGACGGGCTGGTCCTCATCAATCGCACGCTGTGGGACATCAAGACGGATGATTTTGAAAAACAGCCACCGCGCTCCCAAAGGTTCTTTGTCAGGATGAAGCTGCCTGAACTGAGGCGCGAGGCCAAGCTCGCAAGAGACTGCGGATACAACTTCGTCATTGGAGTGCGAAGCGCCGCGCATAAAGCCGTGCTGCTCGACGAAGATCCCACCCTACAAGTTGTCATCATGGACTGGTGTTGA
- a CDS encoding DUF5953 family protein, whose translation MTAAHRTLIVIIHAPALQDDDGRPTAVVHAMERALPGLRLGWTMSEKGDLVALPQRDEWVAANMTNGGFPFLCNDDDNQLVTVAGQENPNGLAAGSPPHFEIHADLPLDAVGLAGAADVLAGVAEGARAVWGHATPSGYGEIVAQQFRHPGDALHVPPHGLPSLKLPWDRSTPEVPHFLGWLNYWSAAAARAIGFPDLTRDADLLSRARRTASGGWVVQLTDAPLDLDNPAHLDALLRAYERFPQIGGRAAP comes from the coding sequence ATGACGGCCGCTCACAGAACCCTCATCGTCATCATCCACGCGCCTGCGCTCCAGGATGATGACGGCCGCCCGACCGCAGTTGTCCATGCAATGGAACGTGCGCTGCCCGGCTTACGCCTGGGGTGGACGATGTCGGAAAAGGGGGACCTCGTCGCCTTGCCTCAACGCGACGAGTGGGTCGCGGCCAATATGACAAACGGCGGTTTCCCGTTCCTTTGCAACGATGATGACAACCAGCTCGTGACGGTGGCCGGACAGGAAAACCCAAACGGTCTTGCAGCAGGAAGCCCGCCGCATTTTGAAATCCATGCGGACCTGCCACTCGACGCAGTCGGCCTTGCGGGGGCTGCCGATGTGCTTGCAGGTGTAGCGGAGGGCGCTCGCGCCGTATGGGGGCATGCGACGCCGAGCGGTTATGGTGAGATCGTGGCGCAACAGTTCCGCCATCCCGGCGATGCGCTGCACGTTCCGCCCCATGGACTGCCATCGCTCAAGCTCCCATGGGACAGGTCCACGCCTGAGGTTCCGCACTTCCTCGGATGGCTGAACTACTGGTCTGCCGCTGCCGCACGGGCCATCGGGTTCCCAGACCTGACTCGGGACGCGGACCTGCTTTCACGGGCGCGGCGCACGGCATCGGGCGGCTGGGTCGTGCAGCTCACCGACGCGCCGCTCGACTTGGACAACCCCGCCCACCTGGACGCGCTCCTTCGGGCCTATGAGCGCTTCCCGCAGATCGGCGGACGTGCAGCACCTTGA